A single genomic interval of Lathyrus oleraceus cultivar Zhongwan6 chromosome 7, CAAS_Psat_ZW6_1.0, whole genome shotgun sequence harbors:
- the LOC127105652 gene encoding VQ motif-containing protein 31, giving the protein MTMEKPPMPGTTSGDCKPLTTFVHTNTDAFREVVQRLTGPSEANAAKDVGQSTKVTTTTRRTPPKLHERRKCMKPKLEIVKPSIQNYKQSAASPSSKSRTSSFPSSPVSGSGSSSLLPSPTTPSTLFSRLTILESEKKQDEMNIEEEEKAIKERRFYLHPSPRSKASGYNEPELLILFPLASPNASEKV; this is encoded by the coding sequence ATGACAATGGAGAAGCCACCAATGCCCGGTACTACATCAGGTGATTGTAAACCGCTAACAACATTTGTTCACACAAACACAGATGCATTTCGAGAAGTAGTGCAAAGACTAACAGGTCCCTCAGAAGCCAATGCAGCAAAAGATGTAGGTCAATCAACAAAAGTCACAACTACTACTAGAAGAACACCACCAAAGCTTCACGAAAGAAGGAAATGCATGAAACCGAAACTCGAGATTGTTAAACCAAGTATTCAAAACTATAAGCAATCTGCTGCATCACCATCTTCTAAGTCAAGAACTTCTAGCTTTCCTTCAAGTCCTGTATCGGGAAGTGGAAGTTCTAGTCTTCTGCCAAGTCCTACCACACCTTCGACATTGTTCTCTCGGTTAACTATTTTGGAAAGTGAAAAGAAACAAGATGAAATGAACATTGAGGAAGAAGAGAAAGCTATCAAAGAGAGAAGATTTTATTTGCATCCGTCGCCGAGGTCTAAAGCAAGTGGTTATAATGAACCAGAGTTACTCATTTTGTTTCCTTTGGCATCTCCTAATGCAAGTGAGAAAGTATAA